The following proteins come from a genomic window of Methanobrevibacter ruminantium:
- a CDS encoding ATP-binding cassette domain-containing protein, translated as MISIKNLSKSYKLENGEEVKALNNINLEVKEGEIVGILGTSGSGKTTLLRILRGVEKFDEGEVRVERYTLKPDSTQFYFNQVKKETAIHLQRSFGIWPETVLDNVVRKLYGAKYGDEAGTDFELAHDQFDKEAYELLELVGLKEKSGHLASVLSGGEKQRLIMARQLAKKPKVMLLDEPATMACPKTKQEILDAVKKINEELNITIVLVSHLPEVHKFLAERVILLEDGEIAKDGDVDEIIDEFLSDIEDPVDIELESTDETLIKACDLDKRFYLLKGKDVLHMKDISFEVKRGDILSLVGPSGAGKTILLRMLGGMDVPDNGDVLFKLDKDGETKWVDIRKASLDRMEVRRNIGFMHQEFALVYWATVQSQLAKKLGYKRFDMVQEAKERAKEEGLPDILLDALYQLTDLPEREAKARLEQVGLEPSILDELFPKFPEAEIAEQVADLFEALDLPLDILGRRSFELSGGQKVRAMLALVLVSKPDILLLDEPFGDLDPKTLRTVTNSLKRICKEFGTTIVMVSHNTDFIRELSNRAIFIDQGLLKDDTKDVDRLVDDFIGFCKADYLM; from the coding sequence ATGATAAGTATTAAAAACCTTTCTAAATCATATAAATTAGAGAATGGGGAAGAAGTGAAAGCCCTAAATAACATTAATCTTGAAGTTAAAGAAGGAGAAATCGTAGGTATTTTAGGAACAAGCGGTTCCGGTAAAACAACCCTTTTAAGAATATTAAGAGGGGTGGAAAAATTTGATGAAGGTGAAGTTAGAGTAGAAAGATACACCTTAAAGCCGGATTCAACTCAATTTTATTTCAATCAAGTGAAAAAGGAAACTGCAATTCACTTGCAAAGGTCTTTTGGTATTTGGCCTGAAACCGTACTTGACAATGTAGTAAGAAAGCTATATGGTGCAAAATACGGTGATGAGGCAGGAACCGACTTTGAATTGGCTCATGACCAATTCGATAAGGAAGCTTATGAGCTATTGGAGCTTGTAGGCCTTAAGGAAAAGTCCGGTCACTTGGCTTCCGTATTAAGCGGTGGTGAAAAGCAAAGACTTATCATGGCAAGACAGCTTGCTAAAAAGCCTAAAGTAATGCTTCTTGACGAGCCTGCTACAATGGCATGTCCTAAAACCAAACAGGAAATCTTGGATGCTGTTAAAAAGATCAATGAAGAGTTAAACATCACTATTGTTTTAGTATCCCACTTACCTGAGGTTCATAAGTTCTTGGCTGAAAGGGTAATCCTTTTGGAAGATGGTGAAATAGCTAAAGATGGAGATGTTGATGAGATTATCGATGAGTTCCTATCTGACATTGAAGACCCTGTTGACATTGAGCTTGAATCCACAGATGAAACCTTGATTAAAGCATGCGATTTGGATAAAAGGTTCTATTTGCTTAAAGGTAAAGATGTTTTGCACATGAAGGACATCAGCTTTGAAGTAAAGAGAGGAGATATCCTATCTTTAGTAGGTCCAAGTGGAGCAGGTAAGACAATTCTTCTTCGTATGTTAGGGGGTATGGATGTGCCTGACAACGGTGATGTATTGTTCAAGCTTGACAAGGACGGAGAAACCAAATGGGTAGACATCAGAAAAGCAAGCCTTGACAGGATGGAAGTTAGAAGAAACATAGGTTTCATGCATCAGGAATTTGCATTAGTCTATTGGGCTACCGTTCAAAGCCAATTGGCTAAGAAACTTGGATACAAAAGATTTGATATGGTTCAGGAAGCAAAAGAAAGAGCTAAGGAAGAAGGCTTGCCTGACATCTTGCTTGATGCATTGTATCAATTAACTGACCTTCCAGAAAGGGAAGCTAAAGCTCGTCTTGAGCAAGTTGGACTTGAACCAAGTATTTTAGATGAATTGTTCCCTAAATTCCCTGAAGCAGAAATTGCAGAGCAAGTTGCAGACTTATTCGAAGCGCTTGACTTGCCTTTAGACATTTTAGGAAGAAGATCATTTGAATTATCAGGTGGTCAAAAGGTAAGGGCTATGCTTGCACTTGTGCTCGTATCCAAACCGGATATCCTATTGCTTGACGAACCGTTTGGAGACTTGGATCCAAAAACCTTGAGGACAGTAACCAACTCTCTTAAGAGAATCTGCAAGGAATTCGGAACTACCATTGTAATGGTTTCACACAATACAGACTTCATTAGGGAATTAAGTAACAGGGCTATCTTCATTGACCAAGGTCTTCTCAAGGATGACACTAAAGATGTTGATAGGTTAGTCGATGACTTCATTGGATTCTGTAAAGCTGATTACTTGATGTAA
- a CDS encoding universal stress protein, with translation MFKNILVASDGSKCGDKAVDLAIDLASKYGAKISALYVMDFALDFSYDDLDDAGGAVLDEITAKGKEKDVVVVEHIITADPIHDMATMIRKINPDIAVFGAFGKSMETQENIDYSKIGSVAENALKVSKVPVILVK, from the coding sequence ATGTTTAAGAATATTTTAGTTGCTAGCGATGGTTCCAAATGTGGAGACAAGGCAGTGGATTTAGCTATTGATTTAGCAAGCAAATACGGTGCAAAGATCTCTGCTTTATATGTTATGGATTTTGCTCTTGACTTTTCATATGATGACTTGGATGATGCTGGTGGAGCAGTCTTGGATGAGATTACAGCAAAAGGGAAGGAAAAGGATGTTGTTGTAGTGGAGCATATCATCACTGCAGATCCTATTCATGATATGGCAACAATGATTAGAAAGATAAATCCTGACATTGCTGTCTTTGGAGCTTTTGGAAAGTCTATGGAAACGCAAGAGAATATTGATTATTCTAAAATTGGCAGTGTAGCTGAAAATGCCTTAAAAGTCTCTAAAGTTCCTGTAATTTTAGTTAAATAA
- a CDS encoding rubredoxin, producing MAEYKCTICGYVYDTEKGESRKDVAAGTAWEDVADDFRCPLCGAVKNMFKAL from the coding sequence ATGGCTGAATACAAATGTACTATTTGCGGATACGTATATGACACTGAAAAAGGCGAATCTAGAAAAGATGTTGCTGCAGGAACTGCTTGGGAAGACGTAGCTGATGATTTCAGATGCCCTTTATGTGGTGCAGTTAAAAACATGTTTAAAGCATTATAA
- a CDS encoding rubredoxin — MVFVCDICGYEYNPDAGDPDNGVEPGTAFADLPDDWVCPLCGAEKGDFVEE, encoded by the coding sequence ATGGTATTTGTATGTGATATTTGCGGATACGAATATAATCCTGATGCTGGTGACCCAGATAATGGCGTTGAACCAGGCACTGCTTTTGCAGACTTACCGGATGATTGGGTTTGCCCATTATGCGGTGCAGAAAAAGGAGATTTCGTAGAAGAATAA